A genomic region of Nocardioides plantarum contains the following coding sequences:
- a CDS encoding STAS domain-containing protein, protein MDIVIEGPCLRLAGDFDVRSTREVRVAVYEALAAHDDVVVDLTHVGSVDLTALRVLAAASRGAARAGQRLTLRGCNGAVRRLLHITHLIRVVEVERDAVSA, encoded by the coding sequence ATGGACATCGTCATCGAGGGACCCTGCCTGAGGCTCGCCGGCGACTTCGACGTCCGCAGCACCCGTGAGGTGCGGGTGGCGGTCTACGAGGCACTCGCCGCCCACGACGACGTGGTCGTCGACCTGACCCACGTCGGCTCGGTCGACCTCACCGCGCTCCGGGTCCTGGCGGCCGCCTCGCGCGGGGCGGCGCGCGCCGGGCAGCGGCTGACGCTGCGCGGGTGCAACGGCGCCGTACGCCGGCTGCTGCACATCACCCACCTGATCCGCGTCGTCGAGGTCGAGCGCGACGCGGTCAGCGCCTGA
- a CDS encoding cob(I)yrinic acid a,c-diamide adenosyltransferase: MVNLTRIYTRTGDGGETRLGDMSLTTKNDPRLHAYADVDEANAQLGLAVVAGELDDDVVAVLTHVQNDLFDVGADFCTPVVADPEYPPLRITQDYVDRLEAWCDHYNEPLEALRSFILNGGTVGAAHLHVCRTVVRRAERSAWAAHEQHADSMNVLAITYLNRLSDLVFILARHANRERGDVLWVPGGER, from the coding sequence ATGGTCAACCTCACCCGGATCTACACCCGCACCGGCGACGGCGGCGAGACCCGTCTCGGCGACATGAGCCTGACCACCAAGAACGATCCGAGGCTGCACGCCTACGCCGACGTCGACGAGGCCAACGCCCAGCTCGGGCTGGCCGTCGTCGCGGGCGAGCTCGACGACGACGTCGTCGCCGTCCTCACCCACGTGCAGAACGACCTCTTCGACGTGGGCGCCGACTTCTGCACCCCCGTGGTCGCCGACCCCGAGTACCCGCCGCTGCGCATCACGCAGGACTACGTCGACCGCCTCGAGGCCTGGTGCGACCACTACAACGAGCCGCTGGAGGCGCTGCGGTCCTTCATCCTCAACGGCGGCACCGTCGGGGCGGCCCACCTGCACGTGTGCCGCACCGTCGTACGCCGGGCCGAGCGGTCGGCCTGGGCGGCCCACGAGCAGCACGCCGACTCGATGAACGTGCTGGCCATCACCTACCTCAACCGGCTCTCCGACCTCGTCTTCATCCTCGCCCGGCACGCCAACCGGGAGCGCGGCGACGTGCTCTGGGTGCCCGGCGGCGAGCGGTAG